Part of the Terriglobales bacterium genome is shown below.
CCCATTTTGCGAACCCGAACACCGGATGCCCAGGCTCTGCGACAATTGCTGGTCCGGCTGCGGGCAGCGGACAGTTGTGCAGCACGGGTAGCAACAACAACTTCGGGGTGATTACCGGCACTCTGCAACCGGGCGGCTTCTTCGGTCCGGACTCCGGCGCCCGCACAATCTGGATGGGGGCGCGCGTGACGTTCTAACAAGCGGGTCCTCGAGCCAGCCTCGGAATGTCTCTGTATTAGGCAGCAGGCCGGCCGGCAGCGAGTTGTATAGCAAAGACTTGCTGCCGGCTGTTTGTTATGTAACGTTTCCTGATCTTCAAGGAAGAATCTGTTTCATGGGCCATCCTGCGTTTGACCTTACATCCAAGACCGCTGTAGTGATCGGCGGCACTTCGGGAATCGGTTTGGCCCTCGCAGAAGGATTAGCACTAGCGGGAGCTAATGTAGTGCCGAGCGGCCGGCGTGCCGAGCTGGTTGCATCTGCCGCAGACAGAATCAGGAAGTTCGGCCGCAGATCGCTGGCGGTTAGTTGCGATGTAACCGACCGAAAAAGTATTGAAACGCTGCTTCAGGCAACATGCGCGGAATTTGGCCGAGTGGAGATTCTCGTCAACTGCGCCGGTACGACCCAACGCAGCGCAACTGTGGATGTCTCTGAAGATAATTGGAACAGTATTCTCGATACAAATCTCAGTGGCACATTGCGGGCCTGCCAGGTCTTCGGGCGCAAGATGATGGAGCAGAAATACGGACGCATCATTAATATAGCGTCTCTGTCTTCGCTGGTGGCCTTTTACGAGGTTGCCGCATACTCGGCCAGCAAAGCGGCGGTGGCTTCTCTAACAAAATCTCTGGCCGTCGAATGGGCCCCGCATGGCGTATGTGTAAACGCGATTGTGCCTGGCGTCTTTCAGACAGATATGAATGCAACACTTCTCAATGGCACGCCGCGAACGCGGGAAGTGCTTCTTCGGACGCCAATGCGGCGCTTCGGAGAGCTTCAAGAGCTCGTGGGTGCTGCCGTGTTCCTGGCTTCTGATGCCGCCAGCTTCGTGACAGGTCATCTACTGGCCGTGGATGGTGGGTTTCTGGCCAGCGGCGTGAATCAGTAAACGGAGGTCTTCTTGAGAAAGAATTGGATTGTTGTTGCCTGGGTGTTCAGCAACCTATTCGTGGGATTTGCATTTGCAAGGCAAAACAAATCAACAGTGGCGAGCGAAGATGGTCATTGGGTGGGCAGCTGGGCCTCATCGCCTCAACTTGGGGACCCGGCCAACGCTCCGCCAGCGCCGGGATTCACAGATAGCACGCTGCGGCAGATCGTGCATGTGTCAATCGGCGGGAAACGATTGCGCGTACGGTTTTCCAATGCCTTTGGCTCTACGGCGCTCACCATTCCTTCAGTCCATGTGGCTTTGGCTGCCGGTGGCAGCGCCATTAAGCCGGAAAGCGATAAGGCGGTCACCTTCCACGGCCAGTTATCAGTGACCATTTCGCCTAGGGCGCTGATAGTCTCCGATCCTGTTGAGTTTGATCTGGCTGCTCTCTCTGACCTTGCGGTGACAATTCACTTGAACGGTGTACCGAATGAAATCACAACTCACCCTGGCGCGAGGGCCACGTCATATTTACAAGCGGGTGATTCGGTTTCCGCCGCGGATCTGCCTTCGGCCGCGCAGACCGATCATTGGTATTTTTTGAACGGCGTTGATGTGCTGGCCGCAGGTTCGGGTGCAGCGCTGGTTACGCTTGGCGACTCGATTACTGATGGAAGAAATTCGACGACAAACAAGAACGGCCGTTGGCCTGATGATCTGGCCCGCCGCTTGCAGAATAACAAGAGCACGGCAGGCGTCGGAGTATTGAATGAAGGGATTGGCGGCAATTGCCTGTTGCATGATTGCCTGGGTCAGAGCGCGCTGGCACGCTTCGATCGCGACGTTCTTGCACAAACCGGCGTGCGTTGGCTGATTGTGCTGGAGGGAATTAACGACATTGGGACACGCATCGCCGCCCGCAAGCGCAACGAACCGTTCGCGTCTGCACAGGAATTGATTGGCGCCTATGAGCAGATCATTCTTCGTGCCCACGCCCACAATATCCGCGTTTATGGGGCAACGATACTGCCGTATGAAGGAGCATCATTCTACTTCAGTCCTGATGGTGAAGCCGACCGCCAGGTCATCAATCAATGGATTCGCACCAGTGGAAAATTTGATGCTGTGATTGATTTCGATGCCGCCACGCGCGATGCGCAAAACCGTTCACGTCTTTCTGCGACCGCCGATAGCGGCGACCATCTGCACCCAGCCGATAAGGGTTATCAAATCATGAGCGATACGATTGACCTGAAACTGTTTGCAAAATAAGGGATCGAGAAGCAGAAGCCCCGACACGTCTCGCCCGATAATCATGATCGGGCGTTACTGACTGGCCTCGCCGCTGAGATACGATAAACATTGTTGCAGGCTGGAATTGAGTGGCTCGTCTGTGTTGACCGTCAGCTTGGGATGGCTGATCTCCTCGAAATCAGCTTTCAGCTTCAAATAAGAGTCATAGTTGCGGTTCCTGGCGGGATGAGGGTCCGTGAGTCTCCGTCTGGCATTATCATCGGAGCACGTGGTGTGAATGATTTTTATTCCGCATCCCAGACCGGTTGCCCACTTCACAACGTTTTCAATTTGATATTGAAATGCGAACGGCCGGCCATCGATGAACAGAAAGGCCGGTCGTGTGCCTTTCTTAATCAGATAAGTTGCAGCCTGCAAAAGAATCTCTAAACAGAAATCATCCTGCTCCTGCGAGTATTCAATCCAGGGCTCGGGAAATAGACCCGCTCGGATTACGTCTTTGTCCAATACCACGCCGTGCAGCTCAGCAGAAAGCAATCTCGACAGCGTGCTTTTTCCCGAAGCGGGCAGGCCTGCCATGACGACCACACATGTTTTACCGAGGGCCATATAATAATCAAACTCCACTCTGCAGTACGAGAAAGGATGTTGGTCGCGTGCCCGAACTGCCGGACGTCGTAGTTTATATTGAAGCCCTCGAACAGCGCATCCTCGGGCACGTTCTCGAGCGGGTCGAGGTCCGCGGGCCTTTTCTTTTGCGGACCGCTGTGCCCCCGGTTGAAGCGGCCCACAGCCGCAGCGTGACTGCATTGCGCCGCGTGGGAAAGCGGATCGCCATCGGCCTGGACAACGATCTCTGGCTGGTGTTCCATCTGATGATTGCCGGACGGCTGCATTGGAGCCAGGAGCGAAAAACGCCGGACGGAAAGCGCACGCTCGCGGCCCTTGATTTCGATTCCGGCACGCTCACTCTTACCGAAGCCGGGACCAGAAAGCGGGCGTCGCTGCATGTAGTAGCGGGAGAAGTTGGACTGGCGAATCTTGATCCTGGAGGCATAGATGTCTTCTCGGCTTCGCTAGAGCAGTTCAGCGCGGTCCTGACCTCGGAAAATCACACACTCAAGCGGGCGCTTACCGATCCGCGATTATTCAGCGGAATCGGCAACGCATATTCTGATGAGATCCTTTATCATGCCCAGCTTTCGCCGGTTGCCCTGACGCAGCGCATGTCCCCGGAAGATATCAGCCGGTTGTTTGAAGCAACCCGCCATACGCTTGCGGAGTGGACCCAGAACCTTCGCGTCAAGGCGGGCGAGAAATTCCCCGAAAAGGTCACAGCCTTTCAGGAGCGAATGGCTGTACATGGCAGATACGGCAAACCCTGTCCACGATGCGGCACGAAGATTCAGCGCATTCGTTATGCATCCAACGAGACCAATTATTGTGCGCACTGTCAGACCGGAGGAAAGCTGCTCGCAGATCGTGCCCTCAGCCGCTTGCTGCGCGAAGATTGGCCGCGAACCCTTGAAGAGCTGGAAGAGCGGCGGAAAGCTTAGAGCCGACTTTACCCTTTAGTAAATTTCCGGCTTTGCTCTTCCAGGCAGAACATTACCCACTTGCAGCAAGTGTTTGAACCTCGCTGAAACAGCCTGATTACCTCGTATTTATTGGGGAAAGTCGCTGTCGAGGCGGGGCACTTGCTGGTAGTACTCAGTGTTTACTGAGTAGATATCATCCGCAGGCAGCTTCTGAGTACTGTATTGCTTTTGCAAATTTTCAAAGAACCTCTTGCCCGCATTCCTGAGAATGCCAGATACACTTCCGGAAACGATGGTAGTCCGCGTTTCGTCAGAAGGGAAGATTTTGATACCACAATAGGACCATGAGGTCAGGGGTGAAAGAGAGGCATGCCGCGCTACGGCACAGCCGGGGACGCCTCCACCCCACCACGCGCAAAACCGGCGCGCGGCGGGACCCCGGTTGTGCCACTATGTCTTAAATTCTTTGCCTTTCGACAATTTTTAGGTACCTGCCAAACCGTCTCCTTATTGTCATGTTGAGCGGAGCGCCTGGAGAAAATCTGTAGCCTTGAGACCGACGGGCGCGCAGTCGAAACACCCGACAAAGCTTACGGAAGAAATGCTGCCGTAGGGAATTCTCCCCAGAGTGTGTCCCGCAACGTCAGGCTGTGACTTCCACTCGCGGCGATCGTTGCACGTAATCCTGGAATGTAGGGCGGGAAGCGGTTGCGCGCGCCAGCCCGTTGCGCTGGCGGCGGCATCGGAAAAATTCCCTGATGCGGAAATGTAGACCGAAACCTTCTCGGGGTGTTTCGACTCCGCGCTTGAGATTCTGTAAGCTTGCCCATGGAGTCGTGGCGCTCTGCTCAACATGACAGAGGGAAGGAACATGGCGCGTGGATGCTTTACAAAAACGCTGCTCCTCCTCCTTGCGGCTTGCCGCGTTGTGCCACACCAGTCTCGCTGCTCTTGGCCGACTTGTAGGACCGCCATTTTCCATACACGATTAATAAAATTACCAACAGAAGGCTCGCGCCTGATATTGCAGCTCCTAAGGTTCGGTCCCGCGTCCGCATGAAAACAATGTGAACGTGGTTTTCGCCAGGCTGAAGCGGAATCATCATTTGCCCCGTGACTTCGCGGGTTTTAGTGGCTGTCAACCGGTCATTGACCTCAACGCTCCACGCAGGATAGTTAAAGAGGCGCAGGACCGCATGGCCGGACTGGGCGACGCTGACGGTAAATATTTTTGATTCCGGAGTCCACTGCTGCACATGAAGTCGAAATTTCCCCCCGCCTTCGACTGCGACCTTGCGAGCGTCTTGTTTGATCTCATAAGGGTCGGCATCGGTCGGGACGTATTCGTCCGTGCCTTCGTAACCCTTGCCCGTTTGCAGGTTATCAACCATTTCCGCAATGTCAGCGGCCCTATCCCACCATGGGGGCTGCTTGTGCCAGACTACCGCCAGAGTACCCAGCAGGAGAGCACACACCAGCAGTCTTGGCAGCCAGCGACGTAACCCCAAAGTTATAAGCAAGACAAAAGCCACGTTCAGGCATAGCAGCCATCGCCAGGGGAGCTGTATAAAACGCAATTTGGGCAGGTATTGCCAGAAAATTACGGTGAAGGGAAGCATGAGAAGAGCTGCTGCGCTGCCCCACGCAGCCAGGATCCACCAAAGCTCTGGATTGTCGCGACGGTTGCGGCGCGAAAAGAAGAACGCTCCCAAGAGCAGGGTAATCTCTGCTACTGCCACCGTTGAAACCAGAAGGTTGAACTGGTTGTGGTCAGCGTCGTTGATCATTGTGAAAAGAAAATTTTCCTGCGGATTTAGACCCGGAGAGAGGACCTGCCAGATGTTTACCCACTTTTCTTCGTAGACGGCTGGAAGCAAATAAAAGCAGGCCAGCATAGCTCCTAACACCACCCCGGCCGCCCCATGCAGAAGCATTCGTGGTGAACGCTGAACGATGGCCGCAATCACCACGAACAAGGCGAGAGAATAGTTCACCATCACCGCAGAAGGTGCGTTGGTCAGCCAGGCAGCAGCCACGATGAGTGCAAGCGAAATAATGCTCTTCCACGCCCTCTGTTCAGCGCGCACAACCAACAGCACAAGCAAAGGCAGCAAAGCACTGGCTAGAAGCTCGGCATACGCACTGCGCCAATAGACGATTACGATGTGATAAGGGTTCGCGGCATACAGTGCGGCAGCAAAGATAGCATCGCGTCGCGAGACCCAATTTCGCGCAAGCAGGAACATGGAGAATCCTGCCAGCGTCAGCACAATCCACAGGTAAGCTCCCGGGACAATCTTCCAGGGGAGTGCCGCGCCCAATAAGGCCCCAAGCGTCCAGGATGCCGGCGGATAAAAAATAAAGCGTGCCTCGCCGTAACCGTAGTGCGCCAACGAAGCCCATCGTGGGTAGAAGATCCCTTGCTTCCACTGGCCCAGCACCTCCATCCACGAGTTCATGTGGAATTCAAAGTCGTGGCCGGAGGGAATGCCAAACCAAAACATTGGCAGGATCACGGCGAATGCGGCCGCGGTAATGATAAGTGCGGGAATGGGAAATAGTTTGGGGAATGGTGCAGTTGCCGTTTGGGAAAAGGTTCCTTCAGCTATGATGCCGGGATTTTGCTCGAGTGGTTCCTCGGGGACAGAGGATGGCGGCTCCAGATCTTCTTTGTCGGCTTCACAAGCCTTGTCCGCTTCGGTGCGATTATCCATAAAGGTGCATGAGCGTGGAATTCACCCCATATATTAATGCGCGGCGGGTTTTTCGCAAAAAGGGGAGCAAGAATTGGGTAAGGATGCAGTCTGGTCAAACGGTGCAATCGCGGTTTTATCGCTATTGATTGACGGAGAGAGCCTTCACTGCTGCCGGGCGGAAATGTACGAGAAGCACAAATGCCACACGCAGCCAACGTGTGGGTACTCGGCGGTATGGAGAGAACTCCCTGAGGTGGTATGGCGGGAGGAGACATCTTCGGGGTGTTTCGACTCCGCGCTTCAGATTCTGTCGGTGTGAGACAGGATGGTGGCGCTCCGCTCAACATGACAGGGACATGCAACTACGATCAACCGGTCGTTCGCACTAACACAACAACCGACCTAGGGGCCACAACATATTTCATCGTCTGAAGCGGTACACCGGTTTCCGCAAAGTCGTCTGGACTGGCTAAACTTGTATCCACCACTCGTCGCCACTCTTTTTCTGTACCCTCCTGAACAACAAAAGGCAGCTCTTCCCAATAGGCATTGATCATGACGTAAATATCATCATCGTTTTGTGAGATGCCATGAAGGCAGAATGCCAAGATGCGGGAATCGTAGGAGAGGTCGGCAGCCGGGCCGGTTCCATACCACGAGATATCTTCGCGCCAGAACCGGCTTCGGCACAGCGAGGGGTGCGCCTTGCGGAAGGCGATCATTTTTTTGAAGAAACGAAAAATATCCTGGTTTGTTTGTAACTGGTCCCAATTCAGCCAGCTAATCTCGTTATCCTGGTTGTAGGGGTTATTGTTACCCAACTGAGTGTTTAAGAACTCATCGCCTGCCCGGAACATGGGGATGCCGTTGGAGAGCATGAGCAGGGAGCAAAAATTTTTGACCTGCCGGCGGCGCAAGGCCAGCACATCTGCGGGCACGCCTTCATCGCCTTCGTGACCGCAATTCCAACTGTAATTTTCATCGGCGCCATCCTGATTGTCATGGCCGTTGGCCCAGTTTCGTTTGCCATTGTAAGAGACCAGATCGTACAGGGTGAAACCGTCATGAGAGGTTACATAATTTACGCTCTGGTACGCGTGATAGGCGTTTTCCCGGTCATCAGGAAAGATGTCGTCGCTGCCGTAAAGCCGTCGCATCAGGTTAGGGACCATTCCGGCATCGCTTTTGACGAAGCGGCGAAGGTCATCCCGGAACTGTCCATTCCATTGTTGCCAGGTGACCCCGGGGAATCCGCGGCCCAGTTGGTAGGCCCCGGCCGCGTCCCACGGCTCCGCGATGAGTCTTGTGTTATCCAGTTCTAAAGAGATCTCGCTGAAGAGAGGAGTGTCTTCCCAGTTGAGGGAGCCGTCTGCGTTGCGGCTGAAAACGGACGCCAGATCAAAGCGGAATCCATCAATATGCATTTCCCGTTTCCAGAAGCGCAAGCTGTCGAGGACAATCTTGCGGACATGTCCATGGGCAAAGTTCAGAGTATTGCCTGTGCCCGAGTAGTTAGCGTAAGGGTCGGCCGGGTTCCCGGTCAGCATATAGTACTCACTATTATCGAGGCCTTTGAAGCTATAGATGGGTCCGCGCTGGTTGCCTTCGCAGGTGTGGTTGTAGACCACATCGAGTATGACTTCAATATTGGCGTCGTGGAAGGCCTTTACCATGCTTCGAAACTCCAAGTGCTGCTCGCAAGAGTCGCCGTCACCGGCGTATTGATGGTGCGGCGAGAAGAAATTCAAAGGCATGTATCCCCAATAATTGCCCTCATTTGGATCGCGCTGAAAAACCGGCATCAATTCAACAATTGTGACGCCGAGTTCTTTCAGGTAGGGAATTTTGTCGATCAGGCCGGTATATGTGCCCGCGCGAGCAGGATCAATTCCGGAGTTAGGGTTTTTCGTGAATCCCCTGACGTGAAGCTCGTAGATGATCGCGTCGGATTCATGATGTGGCGACGGGTCTTGGGCCCAGTCAAAGGTGTCCCGATGCCCCGCCAGCACTCCCAGGGGGGCCTTGCCTGCATTCGAGCCTTCACGCATGGCCAGAGCGCGGTCGAATGAAGGCGGGAAGAGAACGCACCTTGCATACGGATCGAGCAGTATCTTTTGCGGATCGAAACTATGCAGAAAGGGCGGATTCTGGCCGGAAACAGAGTAACCATAATAGTGAGCGTTCTGGAGTTTTGAGACAGGAACTCTGCAGTGCCATATACGGGTTGACTTGTTTTTTAAGAAGTTAAAGACAAAGGCGTGTAAGGGATTGACCAAGTCAGCGGCGGTATACAGTAACAACGTAACGCTCTCAGCATGCGCCGAGTAAACCGAGAAATTGTAGGCCTGCTCTTCTTCAATCCACGTGACCCCGAGCGGGAGTGAACTTCCTTCTACTTGTGCCCACGTAGGCCGGTTGCATGTTCCGGGCCTTAATGGTTCGACTGCGTTGGCAGAATTCTCGCTGGCAAGCACAACATCGGTTTCAGTTTGCATGTCACTATCCTTGAAGAATTTCTTCTGGGTGAGTCAGCTTTTGGGGAAAGTAAGCATTGGCTTTGTACTGTTCCAGCATTCGCTGGGTATTGAAGAAGCTCCCATTTACGGCAATGGCGCTTCGCATGACCACGGCATAGGCTTCGGGCTGGCGATAGAACAAAGGAATAATTTGTTCTTCCAGCTTTTGATATAGTGATGCCGCTTCGGCTACCGTATCAATCGTCTCAGGACGGCCGTCCTGTCCAATCGCCCAGCCGGTAACGCCCTCAAAACATCCCTCAATCCACCAACCATCAAGAATGCTCAGGCTGGGCACGCCATTGAGGGCCGCTTTCATTCCGCTCGTTCCCGAAGCTTCCTGGGGCCGCTGTGGAGTATTCAGCCAAAGGTCAACGCCTGCGACCATCAACTTTGCCAAGGCCATGTCATAGTTTTCCAGGTAAACCATTCTGATATCGTCCTTCAGTTGAGCCGCGGCCGCGAAGACGCGCCGAATGAGGGCCTTGCCTCCTTCATCCGCCGGGTGCGCCTTTCCCGCGTACACGATCTGGAGTGGTCCCGTATTCTTTGCAATCGCTCGCAGGCGGTTTAGATCAGAAAAAAGCATATCAGCGCGCTTGTAGGCTGCCGCCCGGCGTGCGAACCCAATCGTCAAGATGGAAGGATCAAGTGTCACTCCGTTTCGCCGCTGCACTTCTTCGATCAACACGGCCTTGGCGCGGCGGTGTGCTTCGCGGATTTCATCCAACGAAATACCTACGGCATAGCGGAGATATGCATTGTCGCGAATCCACTCCGGGACATGGCGGCCATATAAGTCGTGAAAAGCGGATGATGTCCAAGTGACGGCATGCACCCCATTGGTGATGGCGTGAATTGGGAACCCAGGAAACATGCCGTGAGAGACTTCCCCGTGCCGCATTGCAACACCATTAATATAGTGAGAGAACTGCAGGGCAACGGAGGTCATGTTGAGGATCCCGTCGCGGAAGCATCCGGTCTGTTCCAAAAGCCTGGTTCGCCGTTCGCCAAGCACTTGCTGCACCATCGCCTGCGGGAATTTGTCGAACCCTGCGGGAACGGGGGTGTGCGTGGTGAAGATGCACTGGCGCCTCACTACCTCGATGTCATCTTTATCTGGAACCTGGGTGTTGCGAAGCTCAAGCTCCTCTTCCAGCAGTGCCAGGGTTAGAAGTGAGGAGTGCCCTTCATTCATGTGATAGCTGTTGATGTCATCCAGGCCGAGACTGCGCAACATGGCAATTCCGCCAATTCCGAGCAAAACCTCCTGGCAGAGCCGATAGCGGTTGTCGCCGGCATAAAGGCTGTCGGTCAGCTTGCGGTCCCACTCGCTGTTTGTGGGAAGGTCGGAATCGAGCAGGTATACAGGCACAACGTGTCCCGACATGCCGGTGATGTCGTATCGCCACGCCTGCAGTTTTACTTCACGGCCTTCGATCGAAACCGTGACGGTTTGGTTCGCAGGCTGCAACCGCGTTTGCGGCTCCCATACGTCAGGTTCTTCAGTTTGGTTTCCCAGAGCGTCTAACCGTTGGCGAAAATAGCCCTTGCGATAAACCAGGGAGACGGCAACCAGCGGAAGCTCCAAGTCCGCGGCGGAGCGAAGTGTATCTCCCGCCAGGATGCCCAGGCCACCGCTGTAAGAGGGAATTGACGGGGCAAGCGCAATTTCCATGGAAAAATAAGCTATCTTGCCGTCGTTTGCTTTGGACATCATGCCCGTGCCTCGCAGTCTTCTGATGAGTTATTCTATGTGGTTTGATGAAAATACTTCCATCCGGTCTCTAAAATTTCACAGAATTTTAAATTCTTCGCAGCAGGGCAACGTCTATCTGAGGGCGTAGAATCCATGAAGATACGTATTTTGAAAGCAGGAATCCTATGGGCGACGTTGAAGTTACCGAGCAAGCACTCCCGGCGAAGCAGAACGCGATAACGCACAAACCTTTGAGCGCTGAAGAAGCCCGCAAGTTAGATGCCTACTGGCGTGCCGCTAATTACCTATCGGTTGGACAGATCTATTTGAAGGAGAATCCTTGCCTGGAGCGGCCTCTCACTCTGGAAGACATCAAGCCGCGTTTGCTTGGCCATTGGGGCACGACGCCGGGGCTCAATTTTGTTTACGTGCATCTGAACCGCCTGATTGTGCAAAACGATCTCAACATGATCTACATCATCGGACCCGGGCACGGCGGGCCCGGAATCGTTGCCCACACATACCTTGAGGGTTCTTACACCGAGATTTATCCGCATATTGAACAAAATCGTGACGGAATGAAGCGACTTTTCCGGCAATTTTCCTGGCCTTATGGAATTCCCAGCCACGTGGCGCCGGAAACTCCTGGCTCGATCCATGAAGGTGGTGAATTGGGTTATTCGTTGCTGCATGCCTACGGAGCTGCACTGGATAATCCGGACCTGATTGTGGCCTGTGTGGTTGGCGACGGAGAAGCCGAGACCGGCGCCTGCGCCACGAGCTGGCACTCTAACAAGTTCCTGAATCCGGTGCATGATGGCGCTGTGCTGCCGATCCTGCATCTGAACGGCTACAAGATTGCCAATCCGACGGTCCTGGATCGCATCAGCGAAGACGAGCTACTGCAACTGTTCCGCGGATATGGATATGAACCGTTTGTGATCTCAAGCACCGAGACGCCTGATATTCATCAGGCGATGGCGGCGACGCTCGATAAGATTCTTGAGGAAATTCGCTCCATCCAGGCACGTGCTCGCAAGAATGGCAAATTGGATCGTCCGCGCTGGCCTATGCTCATCCTTCGGACTCCTAAAGGTTGGACGGGTCCTAAAGAAGTAGATGGCAAGCCGGTTGAAGGCACTTGGCGTTCGCATCAGGTGCCGGTTACCGATCTCGCCAGCAATCCCGGTCATTTGCGCATCCTGGAAGATTGGCTTAGGAGCTACAAACCGGCGGAGCTGTTCGATGAGAACGGCAAGTTCCACTCCGAACTGGCGGAGACTGCGCCCAAGGGCCAACGCCGGATGGGAATGAATCCGCACGCGAATGGCGGTCTTTTGCTTCAGCCACTCACCATGCCACACTTCCGCGACTATGCGGTTGCGGTACCTAAACCGGGCGCGGTCGAGGGCGAAGCAACCCGCGTGTTGGGCCGCTTTCTGCGTGACGTCATGAAGCAAAATCAGGATAAGAGGAACTTCCGTCTGTTTGGTCCGGACGAAACTTCCTCCAACCGTTTGGATGCTGTCTATGAAGCGACGGCTAAGCAATGGATGGCGGAAGTAAAACCGGTCGACATAGATTTGGCCCCCGACGGCCGGGTCATGGAAGTTCTGAGTGAGCACATGTGCCAGGGATGGCTTGAGGGATATCTGCTCACCGGGCGGCATGGATTCTTCTCCTGTTATGAGGCTTTCATCCACATCATTGACTCGATGTTCAACCAGCACGCCAAGTGGCTCAAGACAACGCGTCAGCTCACGTGGCGTAAACCCATTGCTTCACTCAACTATTTGCTCACCTCGCATGTCTGGCGGCAAGATCACAATGGGTTCTCGCATCAGGACCCCGGCTTCATTGATCACGTAGCTAACAAAAATGCCGATATCGTGCGCATCTATCTGCCGCCTGACGCCAACACTTTGCTCTCGGTCGCAGATCACTGCTTACGCAGCCGCCACTATGTGAATCTCATCGTGGCTGGCAAGCAGCCGGCGCCGCAATGGCTTGATATGGATTCAGCGGTCCGGCATTGCACTGCCGGAGTGGGAGTCTGGGAGTGGGCGAGCAATGATGACGGCGATCCGGATGTCGTGATGGCCTGTGCCGGTGACGTACCCACGCTTGAGATCCTGGCAGCGGTTATGCTGCTGCGGGAGTCAATTCCGGATATTCGTATCCGCGTCGTGAATGTCGTGGATCTTATGGCCTTGCAGCCGGCGAGCGAACATCCTCATGGATTGGCGGACGAAGATTTTGATGAGATATTCACTGCCGACCGTCCGGTTATCTTTGCTTATCATGGTTATGCGACGTTGATCCATCGGTTGACCTACCGCCGCCGCAATCATGACAACATCCACGTGCGCGGATATAAAGAAGAAGGCACCACCACGACACCCTTCGACATGGCTGTTCTCAACAATATGGACCGCTTTCAGCTTGCGCTCGATGCCGTGCGGCGCATCCCCAGACTTAAAGCCATGAACGAAAAAGCGACGCAGCGGTATTACGAGATCATGCAGCGCCACAAAATCTACGTCGCCGAGAACGGGGAAGACATGCCTGAAGTGAGCAACTGGAAGTGGTCGGCATAGCCCAGGCCATGGAGATCGGACCGAATTCCCAAAAAAGAACGATTCTTGCCCTCAATAGTGGCTCTTCTTCTCTGAAACTCGGTCTGTATTCCTTGCAGGGAGCAAACGAAGAAACTCTAGCAACCGGAGCTGCCGAGGCTCTCGGAACAAAAGACGGCCGCGTGTGGATGCAGCAAGGCGAGAAGTTTCTCCTGAAAGAAAACCGCGCGTTTGCAACTTCGCGAGAAGCGGCAGACTTTTTAACTAAAACCCTCAGCGTTCATTCACTGCCCGAGCCTGAGGTTATTGGACATCGCATCGTGCACGGCGGGCCACGCCTGCGCGAGCACGTGCGCATCACGCCAGAAGTCCTCAAAGACCTGGAGGCGGCCACTGTTTTCGC
Proteins encoded:
- a CDS encoding phosphoketolase family protein, with amino-acid sequence MGDVEVTEQALPAKQNAITHKPLSAEEARKLDAYWRAANYLSVGQIYLKENPCLERPLTLEDIKPRLLGHWGTTPGLNFVYVHLNRLIVQNDLNMIYIIGPGHGGPGIVAHTYLEGSYTEIYPHIEQNRDGMKRLFRQFSWPYGIPSHVAPETPGSIHEGGELGYSLLHAYGAALDNPDLIVACVVGDGEAETGACATSWHSNKFLNPVHDGAVLPILHLNGYKIANPTVLDRISEDELLQLFRGYGYEPFVISSTETPDIHQAMAATLDKILEEIRSIQARARKNGKLDRPRWPMLILRTPKGWTGPKEVDGKPVEGTWRSHQVPVTDLASNPGHLRILEDWLRSYKPAELFDENGKFHSELAETAPKGQRRMGMNPHANGGLLLQPLTMPHFRDYAVAVPKPGAVEGEATRVLGRFLRDVMKQNQDKRNFRLFGPDETSSNRLDAVYEATAKQWMAEVKPVDIDLAPDGRVMEVLSEHMCQGWLEGYLLTGRHGFFSCYEAFIHIIDSMFNQHAKWLKTTRQLTWRKPIASLNYLLTSHVWRQDHNGFSHQDPGFIDHVANKNADIVRIYLPPDANTLLSVADHCLRSRHYVNLIVAGKQPAPQWLDMDSAVRHCTAGVGVWEWASNDDGDPDVVMACAGDVPTLEILAAVMLLRESIPDIRIRVVNVVDLMALQPASEHPHGLADEDFDEIFTADRPVIFAYHGYATLIHRLTYRRRNHDNIHVRGYKEEGTTTTPFDMAVLNNMDRFQLALDAVRRIPRLKAMNEKATQRYYEIMQRHKIYVAENGEDMPEVSNWKWSA
- a CDS encoding isoamylase, with the protein product MQTETDVVLASENSANAVEPLRPGTCNRPTWAQVEGSSLPLGVTWIEEEQAYNFSVYSAHAESVTLLLYTAADLVNPLHAFVFNFLKNKSTRIWHCRVPVSKLQNAHYYGYSVSGQNPPFLHSFDPQKILLDPYARCVLFPPSFDRALAMREGSNAGKAPLGVLAGHRDTFDWAQDPSPHHESDAIIYELHVRGFTKNPNSGIDPARAGTYTGLIDKIPYLKELGVTIVELMPVFQRDPNEGNYWGYMPLNFFSPHHQYAGDGDSCEQHLEFRSMVKAFHDANIEVILDVVYNHTCEGNQRGPIYSFKGLDNSEYYMLTGNPADPYANYSGTGNTLNFAHGHVRKIVLDSLRFWKREMHIDGFRFDLASVFSRNADGSLNWEDTPLFSEISLELDNTRLIAEPWDAAGAYQLGRGFPGVTWQQWNGQFRDDLRRFVKSDAGMVPNLMRRLYGSDDIFPDDRENAYHAYQSVNYVTSHDGFTLYDLVSYNGKRNWANGHDNQDGADENYSWNCGHEGDEGVPADVLALRRRQVKNFCSLLMLSNGIPMFRAGDEFLNTQLGNNNPYNQDNEISWLNWDQLQTNQDIFRFFKKMIAFRKAHPSLCRSRFWREDISWYGTGPAADLSYDSRILAFCLHGISQNDDDIYVMINAYWEELPFVVQEGTEKEWRRVVDTSLASPDDFAETGVPLQTMKYVVAPRSVVVLVRTTG
- the glgP gene encoding alpha-glucan family phosphorylase translates to MMSKANDGKIAYFSMEIALAPSIPSYSGGLGILAGDTLRSAADLELPLVAVSLVYRKGYFRQRLDALGNQTEEPDVWEPQTRLQPANQTVTVSIEGREVKLQAWRYDITGMSGHVVPVYLLDSDLPTNSEWDRKLTDSLYAGDNRYRLCQEVLLGIGGIAMLRSLGLDDINSYHMNEGHSSLLTLALLEEELELRNTQVPDKDDIEVVRRQCIFTTHTPVPAGFDKFPQAMVQQVLGERRTRLLEQTGCFRDGILNMTSVALQFSHYINGVAMRHGEVSHGMFPGFPIHAITNGVHAVTWTSSAFHDLYGRHVPEWIRDNAYLRYAVGISLDEIREAHRRAKAVLIEEVQRRNGVTLDPSILTIGFARRAAAYKRADMLFSDLNRLRAIAKNTGPLQIVYAGKAHPADEGGKALIRRVFAAAAQLKDDIRMVYLENYDMALAKLMVAGVDLWLNTPQRPQEASGTSGMKAALNGVPSLSILDGWWIEGCFEGVTGWAIGQDGRPETIDTVAEAASLYQKLEEQIIPLFYRQPEAYAVVMRSAIAVNGSFFNTQRMLEQYKANAYFPQKLTHPEEILQG